Proteins encoded within one genomic window of Humulus lupulus chromosome 1, drHumLupu1.1, whole genome shotgun sequence:
- the LOC133819067 gene encoding uncharacterized protein LOC133819067, with amino-acid sequence MDQALVLYCDNSWVVANSKEPKIHKRGEHIERKYHLIREMVNQGDVVVLKIASEDNLADPLTKTLSIKSFQVHSALSHHRSIAQARARNDELQAELNTTKTALTVAQEGEQAAKAAFATSQKSEYDAKFTFASSHESEHAAKISLATL; translated from the exons atGGATCAGGCACTTGTTCTGTACTGTGATAATAGTTGGGTAGTAGCTAATTCAAAAGAACCCAAAATTCACAAGAGGGGagagcacatcgagaggaaatatcacttgatccgagAGATGGTCAACCAAGGAGATGTTGTTGTCCTGAAGATtgcctctgaagataatcttgcagatccattaaCAAAGACTTTATCAATTAAATCTTTTCAGGttcat TCTGCCCTGTCTCATCACCGCAGTATAGCCcaagctagggctagaaatgatgaactCCAAGCTGAGCTCAATACCACCAAGACCGCCCTGACCgttgctcaagaaggcgagcaagctgccaaagctgcctttgcaACTTCTCAAAAGAGTGAGTATGATGCCAAGTTCACCTTTGCATCGTCTCATGAAAGCGAGCATGCTGCAAAGATTTCCTTGGCTACTCTCTAG